From a single Scomber japonicus isolate fScoJap1 chromosome 12, fScoJap1.pri, whole genome shotgun sequence genomic region:
- the guk1a gene encoding guanylate kinase: MRDATTKAMAGPRPVVLSGPSGAGKSTLLKKLMKEYDSVFGFSVSHTTRNPRPGEENGKDYHYVTREVMQAGIDNGEFIENAVFSGNMYGTSKAAVQDVQAKNLICILDIDMQGVRNIKKTDLSPIYISIQPPSMAVLEKRLRDRKTESEESLQKRLHAAKVDMEYSKEPGIFDVIIINEDLEDAYGKLKDTLIEEITKVKKVSMSS, encoded by the exons ATGAGGGACGCTACAACAAAAG CTATGGCTGGACCCAGGCCTGTGGTGCTTAGCGGCCCATCGGGGGCAGGAAAGAGCACTCTGCTGAAGAAACTCATGAAAGAATACGACAGCGTGTTTGGCTTCAGCGTCTCCC ATACAACAAGAAACCCTCGACCTGGAGAAGAGAACGGGAAAG ATTACCATTACGTCACACGGGAAGTGATGCAGGCAGGGATCGACAATGGCGAATTCATCGAGAACGCAGTGTTTTCAGGGAACATGTACGGGACAAGTAAAGCCGCTGTGCAAGACGTCCAGGCCAAGAACCTCATTTGTATACTTGACATTGACATGCAGGGTGTGAGGAACATCAAAAAGACAGACCTCAGTCCTATCTACATCTCCATCCAACCACCATCCATGGCAGTCCTG GAGAAACGTTtaagagacaggaaaactgagTCCGAGGAGAGTCTCCAGAAGCGTTTACATGCAGCTAAAGTAGATATGGAGTATA GTAAAGAACCTGGTATATTTGATGTCATAATCATCAATGAAGATTTGGAGGATGCCTATGGGAAGTTAAAAGATACTCTTATTGAG GAAATTACTAAAGTCAAGAAAGTCAGCATGTCTTCGTAG